A single genomic interval of Stieleria maiorica harbors:
- a CDS encoding arylsulfatase: MYRNPFVPAIVVCLAVLTSEISIGRADAAERPNVIVIMSDDQGVGDYGFMGNPVIRTPELDAMHRRSGFLSKFYVSPVCAPTRACLMTGRYNYRTRCIDTYIGRAMMDSDEVTIAEFLKDAGYRTGIYGKWHMGDNYPLRAMDQGFQDSLVHRGGGIGQPSDPIGAEGKYTDPTLIKNGEETPMEGYCTDIFFDAAMDFIDQSVRADESFFTYIATNAPHGPFHDVPEALYEEYLKVDFSPILINKLDPKRLEQESDKLARIAAMITNIDENVGRLFTKLDTLGVRENTIVIYLNDNGPNTMRYVGDMRGMKSHVDDGGIRSPLVFHWPAKVNAGRSSDVLCAHIDLLPTLLDACGVDVPADHKLDGRSFLPLLTGQATSLPPRQIVLQTHRGDQPQPYHHFALHEEPWKLVHPSGFGRESFSGQPRLQLYDLSKDPRQKNNVADQYPEVMRRLKQDYDAWFQDVSSTRPDNYAPPRIVIGTEHEMQSVLTRQDWRHTQGRPWAGNSNGVWLLEAPEAGEYQIELIFSGGHPGGKATITAGELTETLAIAAGNRRGHTTDLKLPAGKLTLAVDVVFEGKVQGPHQVILTRRDR; this comes from the coding sequence ATGTACAGAAACCCGTTTGTCCCTGCAATCGTTGTTTGTCTCGCCGTCCTGACGTCCGAGATTTCAATCGGCCGTGCCGACGCCGCGGAACGTCCCAATGTGATCGTCATCATGAGCGACGACCAAGGTGTCGGGGATTACGGGTTCATGGGGAATCCGGTGATCCGAACGCCTGAACTGGATGCCATGCATCGCCGCAGCGGTTTTTTGAGCAAGTTCTACGTCAGCCCCGTGTGCGCCCCCACGCGAGCCTGTTTGATGACCGGTCGATACAACTATCGAACGCGCTGCATCGATACCTACATCGGCCGCGCGATGATGGACAGTGACGAAGTGACGATCGCAGAGTTTTTGAAAGACGCTGGGTATCGCACCGGGATCTACGGCAAATGGCACATGGGTGACAACTACCCGCTGCGAGCGATGGACCAGGGGTTTCAAGACAGTCTGGTGCATCGCGGTGGAGGCATCGGCCAGCCATCGGACCCGATCGGCGCCGAAGGCAAGTACACCGACCCGACGTTGATCAAGAACGGCGAAGAGACTCCGATGGAAGGTTACTGCACGGACATCTTTTTTGATGCCGCGATGGACTTCATCGACCAAAGCGTTCGAGCCGACGAAAGCTTCTTCACCTACATCGCCACCAACGCGCCGCACGGTCCGTTCCATGACGTGCCCGAAGCATTGTACGAAGAGTATCTGAAGGTCGACTTTTCGCCCATCTTGATCAACAAGCTCGATCCGAAGCGTCTGGAACAAGAAAGTGACAAACTGGCGCGGATCGCGGCGATGATCACCAACATCGACGAAAACGTCGGGCGGCTCTTTACAAAGCTCGACACGCTCGGGGTCCGTGAAAACACGATCGTGATCTATTTGAACGACAACGGTCCCAACACGATGCGATACGTCGGCGACATGCGCGGCATGAAATCGCACGTCGACGATGGCGGCATCCGGTCCCCTTTGGTCTTTCACTGGCCCGCCAAGGTGAACGCCGGACGCAGTTCAGACGTCTTGTGCGCACACATCGATCTGCTGCCCACCTTGTTGGATGCCTGCGGCGTCGACGTGCCGGCCGACCACAAGCTTGACGGCAGGAGCTTTCTGCCGTTGCTGACCGGTCAAGCAACCAGCTTGCCGCCGCGTCAGATTGTGCTGCAAACGCACCGGGGCGATCAGCCGCAACCCTACCACCATTTCGCCTTGCATGAAGAACCCTGGAAACTGGTTCACCCGAGTGGTTTCGGGCGGGAAAGTTTCAGCGGCCAGCCCCGGTTGCAGCTCTACGATTTGAGCAAAGATCCGCGCCAGAAAAACAACGTCGCCGATCAATATCCTGAGGTCATGCGGCGACTCAAGCAGGACTACGACGCCTGGTTCCAGGATGTCAGTTCGACACGACCGGATAACTACGCCCCACCCAGGATCGTGATCGGGACCGAACACGAGATGCAGAGCGTGTTGACGCGACAAGATTGGCGTCACACCCAAGGTCGTCCCTGGGCGGGCAATTCCAACGGCGTTTGGTTGCTGGAAGCCCCCGAAGCCGGAGAGTATCAGATCGAATTGATTTTTTCGGGCGGCCACCCGGGCGGCAAAGCCACGATCACGGCGGGAGAGTTGACCGAGACGCTGGCGATTGCCGCAGGAAACCGCCGCGGTCACACCACCGATCTGAAACTCCCGGCGGGAAAGTTGACGCTGGCCGTCGATGTGGTGTTTGAGGGAAAGGTCCAAGGCCCGCACCAAGTGATCTTAACGCGTCGCGACCGCTAG
- a CDS encoding FG-GAP repeat domain-containing protein codes for MKRPLTVWLSSVLLVGIAFGNEPASSSTDATGDAIRFKRLVLSDRYYCDGVTSGDIDGDGDADVVAGPYWYAGPDFQVAHAFYQPVALPPAESPSNSMFSFVEDFSGDGRPDILVLGRVHKHQAIWYENPGKTEGLWKGHVAFHRVKGESPTLVDLDGDGVSQVICHWDGRWGSIQPDPSRPTEPWRFIPIGAAEDWPQFYHGQGVGDVNRDGKPDLILNDGWYEQPQSAAGASDWAFHRGLFSKGRGGAQMFAQDVDGDGDQDILSAVDAHGWGLAWYEQVDSESSSEFKEHLIMGDRSAINRFGVAFTQPHALASADINGDGLPDLVTGKRRWAHGPDGDIDPGAPPVVYWFELQRQSDGTVRYVPHLIDDESGVGVQILATDLNQDGRIDIATASKLGTFVFLQQ; via the coding sequence ATGAAACGACCGCTGACCGTCTGGCTCTCATCCGTTCTTTTGGTAGGAATCGCGTTCGGCAACGAACCCGCTTCGTCATCGACAGATGCCACGGGCGATGCGATCCGATTCAAACGACTGGTGCTGAGCGATCGGTACTACTGTGACGGCGTTACATCCGGCGACATTGATGGCGATGGAGATGCGGACGTGGTCGCCGGGCCGTATTGGTACGCGGGCCCAGACTTTCAAGTGGCACACGCGTTCTACCAACCGGTTGCGTTGCCGCCGGCGGAAAGCCCCAGCAACAGCATGTTCAGCTTTGTCGAAGACTTTTCCGGCGACGGCCGCCCCGACATCCTGGTGCTCGGCCGTGTCCACAAACATCAAGCAATCTGGTACGAGAACCCGGGCAAGACGGAGGGGCTTTGGAAAGGGCACGTCGCGTTTCATCGGGTCAAAGGCGAATCGCCCACGCTGGTTGATTTGGACGGTGACGGAGTGTCGCAAGTGATCTGTCACTGGGACGGACGCTGGGGTTCGATTCAACCCGATCCCTCGCGCCCGACGGAGCCTTGGAGATTCATTCCGATCGGTGCCGCCGAAGATTGGCCGCAGTTCTATCACGGCCAAGGCGTCGGCGATGTCAATCGAGACGGCAAGCCGGACCTGATCCTCAACGATGGCTGGTATGAGCAACCGCAATCCGCTGCAGGCGCATCCGACTGGGCGTTTCATCGGGGCCTGTTTTCCAAAGGCCGAGGCGGTGCACAGATGTTTGCCCAGGATGTCGATGGCGATGGCGACCAAGACATCCTGTCGGCGGTCGACGCGCACGGTTGGGGACTGGCGTGGTACGAGCAGGTTGATTCGGAATCCAGCTCTGAATTCAAAGAACATTTGATCATGGGCGACCGATCGGCGATCAACCGGTTCGGGGTCGCGTTCACCCAGCCCCACGCGTTGGCATCGGCCGACATTAATGGAGACGGCTTGCCGGACTTGGTCACCGGAAAACGACGCTGGGCGCATGGTCCTGATGGCGATATCGATCCCGGTGCGCCGCCGGTGGTGTACTGGTTCGAACTGCAACGCCAAAGCGACGGCACGGTGAGATACGTCCCCCACCTGATCGACGACGAATCCGGAGTCGGCGTCCAAATCCTGGCCACCGACCTCAATCAAGACGGCCGCATCGACATCGCCACCGCATCCAAACTGGGCACCTTCGTCTTCCTCCAGCAGTAG
- a CDS encoding glycosyltransferase family 87 protein codes for MSEFLLYYKRPDPTTWVYLSSFLTIGLYFVFHRFWSIRNLDIVLLILLAPGLLMVHEGRRRHLREMESGEIATRGQTDPEIESARPRHIVPSPLREQDSSDSADRPISADSASVLVTVNVMQEADTESAGQTNSVPPTIHEETNLPLVTERHALDERLEATSLDPDQTETDAEQSAKQLQRRGFILLFAVEMLILIRLMIDPLMVRRPLLDPNLTVGGLYFISICLFIFMMVNVATSTPRMGVWQGPELGPGYALMHRLPTITTRPVSQALGGEEEPTADELDQSRRSWTILAKVLAISAHLAIIVGVVLIGNRHFGNLRSGVGCALLYLILPYTAQMTGRVDHALPAALLLWAVLSYRRPVIAGVFLGLAAGLVYYPLFLLPLWCSFYWQRGVRRFAVGVIVTLAILGVLLTFGGTDSLVDHLRRMFGLFLPTKEPRGIWGLGWDPRWRLPVIVAFGILCTLFAAWPSPKNLGTLIGCSAAVMVAVQFWHGYGGGLYIAWFLPLLLLTIFRPNLQDRVALKVVQRGRSELARQTSTGGGIQTV; via the coding sequence ATGAGCGAGTTTCTGCTTTATTACAAGCGGCCGGACCCGACGACCTGGGTCTATCTTTCATCGTTCCTGACGATCGGGCTGTACTTTGTCTTTCACCGGTTCTGGAGCATCCGCAACCTGGACATCGTGCTGCTGATCCTGCTTGCGCCGGGATTGCTGATGGTTCATGAGGGCCGTCGGCGTCACCTGCGGGAAATGGAATCTGGGGAGATCGCGACGCGGGGTCAAACCGATCCGGAGATCGAATCGGCCCGCCCCCGCCACATCGTCCCCTCGCCGCTGCGGGAACAAGACTCCTCCGATTCGGCAGATCGGCCGATCAGCGCGGATTCGGCTTCGGTCTTGGTCACGGTCAACGTCATGCAGGAGGCCGACACGGAATCCGCAGGCCAAACCAACAGCGTCCCGCCGACGATTCATGAAGAAACGAACCTGCCGTTGGTAACGGAACGGCATGCGCTCGATGAGCGTTTGGAAGCCACGTCGTTGGACCCCGACCAAACCGAAACCGATGCCGAGCAATCGGCCAAGCAACTCCAGCGACGCGGCTTCATCCTGCTGTTCGCGGTCGAGATGCTGATACTGATTCGATTGATGATCGACCCACTGATGGTGCGGCGCCCGTTATTGGATCCGAACTTGACGGTCGGCGGGCTGTATTTCATCAGCATCTGTCTGTTCATCTTCATGATGGTGAACGTCGCGACCAGCACGCCGCGGATGGGCGTGTGGCAGGGCCCGGAGCTGGGCCCGGGTTACGCGTTGATGCATCGGTTGCCGACGATCACGACCCGCCCGGTCAGCCAGGCGCTGGGCGGGGAAGAGGAACCGACGGCCGATGAGTTGGACCAGAGTCGACGGAGCTGGACGATTCTGGCGAAGGTGCTGGCCATTTCGGCGCACTTGGCGATCATTGTCGGTGTGGTGTTGATCGGGAATCGTCATTTCGGCAACTTGCGCAGCGGTGTCGGTTGCGCATTGTTGTATTTGATCCTGCCGTACACGGCCCAGATGACCGGGCGTGTCGACCACGCGTTGCCGGCGGCGCTGCTGTTGTGGGCGGTGCTCAGTTATCGCCGTCCGGTGATCGCCGGCGTCTTTTTGGGGCTGGCGGCCGGCTTGGTTTATTATCCGTTGTTCTTGTTGCCGCTGTGGTGCAGCTTTTACTGGCAGCGCGGGGTGCGGCGGTTCGCCGTCGGTGTGATCGTGACCTTGGCGATTCTGGGCGTCTTGCTGACATTCGGGGGAACCGATTCGCTGGTGGACCATCTGCGTCGCATGTTTGGACTGTTTCTGCCGACGAAGGAGCCACGGGGCATTTGGGGGCTGGGCTGGGATCCGCGCTGGCGTCTGCCGGTGATCGTGGCTTTCGGGATCCTCTGCACGCTGTTTGCCGCTTGGCCGTCGCCGAAAAACCTGGGCACCTTGATCGGGTGTTCGGCCGCGGTGATGGTCGCCGTTCAGTTTTGGCACGGATACGGCGGGGGGCTGTACATCGCGTGGTTCTTGCCACTACTGTTGCTGACCATCTTCCGTCCCAATTTGCAGGATCGGGTTGCGTTGAAGGTTGTCCAGCGGGGGCGATCGGAATTGGCGCGACAAACGAGCACCGGTGGCGGAATCCAGACGGTCTAG
- a CDS encoding glycoside hydrolase family 32 protein, whose amino-acid sequence MRYWIHLCLVIGTTVCLMQSADADDVLIDDFESGTYDGWSITGEAFGQHPAQGGLADQMAVSGFRGERLVNTFHRGDATVGTATSPPFTIERSHLAFLIGGGSDQATVGIELLVDGKSVLTATGAESEELEWRCWDVSQFRDQRARLRIYDNATGGWGHLLVDHLILTNDPPQRFDLQHQLERYRNTAGYLREPWRPQFHFSPEIHWMNDPNGLVFHDGEYHLFYQYNPAGNTWGHMSWGHAVSRDLTHWEHLPLAIAEADGVMAFSGCCVVDHNNTSGFGLGETPPMVAVYTGHGHGRQVQNLAYSNDNGRTWTKYAGNPVLDINNPDFRDPKVFWHTPTDRWVMVVSLAREKVVVFYASEDLKHWSELSRFGPAGATQKSNWECPDLFELPIEGDGGKKRWVLEVDMGSGSVAGGSGGEYFVGDFDGTRFTATQDAKWVDFGRDFYAPVSWSDIPDSDGRRIWIGWFNNWETCLLPTSPWRSCMSVPRVLSLRKTTDPADPDGDLVMVQRPVEELQRLRVQSRPIDTTAATWPPTAVTEPGELTDMAFELETTLKPGTARSVGFRIRTGSDEFTEVGYDREPGVVYVDRRKSGNVAFHQAFAGRHEAPVRVVDGAVTIQVLVDRSAIEVFINDGEAVISDRIFPTSRRPTIEVFAGDRSAEVTGTTLHVLKSIWHAGSSAAPVSAGP is encoded by the coding sequence ATGCGGTATTGGATCCACCTTTGCTTGGTGATCGGGACGACCGTCTGTTTGATGCAGTCGGCTGACGCCGATGACGTGTTGATCGACGATTTTGAATCCGGAACCTATGACGGATGGTCGATCACCGGCGAAGCCTTTGGCCAGCACCCGGCACAAGGGGGGCTGGCGGACCAAATGGCGGTGTCGGGATTCCGCGGCGAGCGCCTGGTCAACACGTTTCACCGCGGGGATGCCACGGTCGGGACGGCGACCAGTCCACCATTCACGATCGAACGCAGCCATCTGGCGTTCTTGATCGGCGGCGGATCCGACCAGGCAACCGTCGGGATCGAATTACTGGTCGACGGCAAATCCGTCCTCACCGCGACCGGGGCCGAGTCGGAGGAATTGGAATGGCGCTGCTGGGACGTAAGCCAGTTTCGTGACCAACGGGCTCGGCTGAGAATCTATGACAACGCGACCGGCGGTTGGGGGCACCTGCTGGTCGATCACCTGATCCTGACCAACGATCCGCCGCAGCGATTCGACCTGCAGCACCAGCTTGAACGCTACCGCAACACCGCTGGCTACCTGCGCGAGCCGTGGCGGCCACAATTCCATTTCAGCCCGGAAATCCACTGGATGAACGACCCCAACGGGCTGGTGTTTCATGACGGCGAATACCACCTGTTCTACCAGTACAATCCCGCGGGCAACACTTGGGGGCACATGAGTTGGGGGCACGCGGTCAGTCGGGACCTGACCCACTGGGAACACCTGCCGCTGGCGATCGCCGAAGCAGACGGCGTGATGGCGTTCAGCGGTTGTTGCGTCGTTGACCACAACAACACCTCGGGATTCGGCCTGGGCGAAACGCCCCCGATGGTCGCGGTTTACACCGGGCACGGGCACGGTCGCCAAGTCCAGAACCTGGCCTACAGCAACGACAACGGTAGGACATGGACCAAGTATGCCGGCAACCCGGTGTTGGACATCAACAACCCCGACTTTCGCGATCCCAAAGTGTTTTGGCACACGCCGACCGATCGCTGGGTGATGGTGGTTTCGCTCGCCAGGGAAAAGGTCGTGGTGTTTTACGCGTCCGAAGACCTGAAACATTGGAGCGAGCTGAGTCGGTTCGGCCCGGCCGGGGCGACGCAAAAGTCGAACTGGGAATGTCCCGATTTGTTCGAGTTACCGATCGAGGGTGATGGCGGAAAGAAACGCTGGGTGTTGGAAGTCGACATGGGCAGCGGCAGCGTGGCCGGCGGCAGCGGCGGCGAGTACTTCGTCGGCGATTTCGACGGCACCCGATTCACGGCGACTCAGGATGCCAAGTGGGTCGATTTTGGCCGCGACTTCTACGCCCCGGTCAGCTGGTCGGACATCCCGGATTCCGACGGCCGTCGCATCTGGATCGGTTGGTTCAATAATTGGGAAACCTGCCTGTTGCCGACATCACCGTGGCGCAGTTGCATGTCGGTTCCTCGGGTGTTGAGCCTGCGAAAGACAACCGACCCGGCGGATCCAGACGGTGACTTGGTCATGGTTCAGCGACCGGTCGAGGAATTGCAGCGGCTGCGTGTCCAGTCACGCCCGATCGATACCACCGCGGCGACCTGGCCCCCGACTGCGGTCACCGAGCCGGGAGAGTTAACGGACATGGCGTTCGAGTTGGAGACGACATTGAAGCCCGGCACCGCGCGTTCGGTCGGCTTCCGCATTCGCACCGGCAGCGACGAGTTCACCGAAGTCGGCTACGATCGCGAGCCGGGCGTGGTCTATGTGGACCGGCGAAAATCCGGCAACGTCGCCTTCCACCAAGCATTCGCGGGACGTCATGAAGCACCGGTGCGGGTGGTCGATGGCGCTGTGACGATTCAGGTCTTGGTCGATCGGTCTGCGATCGAAGTCTTCATCAACGATGGCGAAGCGGTGATCAGTGATCGCATCTTTCCAACCAGCCGACGTCCGACGATTGAGGTGTTTGCGGGCGATCGCTCCGCCGAGGTCACCGGCACAACGTTGCACGTTCTGAAAAGCATCTGGCACGCGGGTTCGTCAGCGGCCCCCGTTTCCGCGGGACCCTAA
- a CDS encoding DUF3500 domain-containing protein, with the protein MNRPEMLPQGQRVARRDFVKLGGAVAAGVATSGLFDPRFAHAAESSATSAETVVAELYTSLSDKQKKAIWRPFDHKDRRRINANWHVTSAVIGDDLFSDKQRTLIDQVVRNITSKDGYERLIQQMDEDDGGMENYSVAIFGEPGTDQFQFEMTGRHLTMRADGNRVDKAAFGGPIVYGHGEENPSDNLFFYQTQKTNEVFQALDPGQRESALLKKAPSETAVQLQGSGGRFPGIAVGQLANDQKELVESTLKVLLAPYREADVDEVMAILKESGGLDQLHMAFYQQEDLDDDKVWDIWRVEGPSLVWHFRGAPHVHAYINIGVKS; encoded by the coding sequence ATGAACCGTCCCGAGATGCTTCCCCAAGGACAGCGTGTTGCCCGACGAGATTTCGTCAAACTTGGAGGCGCCGTGGCCGCCGGAGTGGCGACGTCGGGGCTGTTCGATCCACGGTTTGCTCATGCCGCCGAGTCGTCGGCAACATCCGCCGAAACGGTGGTTGCCGAACTCTACACTTCGCTTTCAGACAAACAGAAGAAAGCGATTTGGCGGCCCTTTGACCACAAAGACCGTCGCCGCATCAATGCGAACTGGCACGTCACCAGCGCGGTCATCGGAGACGACCTGTTCTCCGACAAACAACGAACACTGATCGACCAGGTCGTCCGTAACATCACGTCCAAGGACGGCTACGAGCGACTGATCCAACAGATGGACGAAGACGACGGCGGGATGGAAAACTACAGCGTCGCGATCTTCGGAGAACCCGGTACCGATCAATTCCAATTCGAAATGACCGGTCGCCACCTGACGATGCGTGCCGACGGAAACCGAGTCGACAAGGCGGCTTTCGGCGGACCGATCGTCTATGGACACGGCGAAGAAAACCCTTCCGACAACTTGTTCTTCTATCAGACCCAGAAGACCAACGAAGTCTTCCAGGCTCTCGACCCCGGCCAACGGGAGTCGGCACTGCTGAAGAAAGCGCCCAGCGAAACCGCCGTTCAGCTGCAAGGCTCCGGTGGGCGTTTCCCCGGCATCGCGGTCGGCCAGCTCGCCAACGATCAAAAGGAACTCGTCGAATCGACGTTGAAAGTTCTGTTGGCGCCGTACCGTGAAGCGGACGTCGACGAGGTGATGGCGATTCTGAAAGAAAGCGGCGGGCTGGATCAGCTGCACATGGCGTTCTACCAGCAAGAGGACTTGGACGACGACAAAGTCTGGGACATCTGGCGCGTCGAAGGCCCGTCGTTGGTTTGGCACTTCCGCGGCGCACCCCACGTCCATGCCTACATCAACATCGGCGTGAAGTCGTAA
- a CDS encoding EamA family transporter, producing the protein MHSITYGAGKVFGEDLAIRADGGRFARWRGAFMLVGMNWILLSIVSATLLGAYDAAKKWSVQGNAVPVVLLTTVSIGAVLYSPLVIWSTFWAETIPLDRLVVRSLSWKEHGLIAAKSVLVGASWTFAFSALKHLPLSIGAPIRATSPFWTILIAILFFGERPTPMQWLGIAVVLIGFWRFTLVGRREGIRFTRDRWVALMMAATLLGACSSIYDKWLLQRAGFDPVTMQAWFTIDLVPVMVPLALWWYRFDAPRGSLQDGGTAGEIGGRPAQPFRWRWSIALVSPLLILADWFYFVALSDPTALVSVVSVVRRSSVVIALGFGAKALSEANFRAKSLCVGVILLGVVLLTWNS; encoded by the coding sequence ATGCACAGCATCACCTACGGCGCGGGCAAGGTGTTTGGAGAGGACCTTGCGATCCGGGCGGATGGTGGACGGTTTGCAAGGTGGCGAGGGGCCTTCATGCTGGTGGGCATGAACTGGATCCTATTGAGCATCGTCTCGGCGACCTTATTGGGGGCGTACGACGCCGCGAAGAAATGGTCGGTCCAGGGGAACGCCGTTCCGGTCGTGTTGCTGACCACCGTCTCGATCGGCGCGGTGCTGTATTCGCCGCTGGTGATCTGGTCGACGTTCTGGGCGGAGACGATCCCATTGGATCGGTTGGTGGTCCGCTCGCTGAGCTGGAAAGAGCATGGATTGATCGCAGCGAAAAGCGTGCTGGTCGGGGCGTCGTGGACGTTCGCGTTTTCGGCGTTGAAGCATTTGCCGCTTTCGATCGGGGCGCCGATCCGCGCCACCAGCCCGTTTTGGACCATTCTGATCGCCATCCTGTTCTTCGGTGAACGGCCGACGCCGATGCAGTGGCTGGGGATCGCCGTGGTGCTGATCGGATTCTGGCGATTCACCTTGGTCGGCCGTCGCGAGGGCATTCGTTTCACGCGGGACCGCTGGGTCGCGTTGATGATGGCGGCGACCTTGCTGGGGGCGTGCAGTTCGATCTACGACAAGTGGCTGTTGCAGCGTGCGGGATTCGATCCGGTCACGATGCAGGCTTGGTTCACGATTGATTTGGTGCCCGTGATGGTCCCGCTGGCACTGTGGTGGTATCGGTTCGATGCGCCGAGGGGTTCGCTGCAGGATGGGGGCACTGCGGGTGAAATCGGCGGGCGTCCGGCACAGCCATTTCGGTGGCGTTGGAGCATCGCGTTGGTCAGTCCGCTGCTGATTTTGGCCGACTGGTTCTACTTCGTGGCGCTCTCCGATCCGACAGCCCTGGTTTCAGTCGTCTCGGTCGTCCGCCGCAGCAGCGTGGTGATCGCACTCGGTTTCGGGGCCAAAGCGCTCAGCGAGGCCAATTTTCGGGCCAAATCCCTGTGTGTGGGCGTCATCTTGCTGGGTGTGGTCCTGCTGACCTGGAACAGTTGA
- a CDS encoding DUF3472 domain-containing protein has product MTSTLRTSVGVVHALALTVAFALNQSGPSRAADWTVPVAGNAYQTANHSGGRGLRRGGTLGLSNPEDVYSVFFRVDRPAVMKIAVQARAADGASTLVTRVGDDVFRTSIETAKNASCLIGRIKADKAGYVRVDLQADRKQDEGRIEISDLLVTSDTDGLSLDFVKTNAGNMFYWGRRGPSVHLRYEVPRDRPLQYAYSELTVPVGQDPIGSYFMANGFGEGYFGIQVNGPEERRVLFSVWSPFKTDNPREIPADQQIVMLAKGPDVRVGEFGNEGSGGQSFLVYPWKAGTTYRFLTEVRPDEMGNTIYTSWFGDKSQQTWRLIASFRRPKTDTHLTGFHCFLENFSPSHGHIGRRAAYGNVWVRDVSGQWHQCTRARFSVDATGGGRHRLDFTGGADGNQFFLRNCGFFDETGRPGETFTRQSTDDDRPEIDFDTLP; this is encoded by the coding sequence ATGACATCCACCCTCCGCACCTCCGTCGGCGTTGTCCATGCACTCGCACTGACCGTCGCCTTTGCCCTCAACCAATCCGGTCCGTCGCGTGCGGCCGATTGGACCGTTCCGGTCGCGGGCAATGCGTATCAAACGGCGAATCATTCCGGCGGCAGGGGATTGCGTCGCGGTGGTACGCTCGGCTTGTCGAATCCCGAGGACGTCTATTCGGTCTTCTTCCGCGTGGATCGACCCGCCGTGATGAAGATCGCAGTGCAAGCACGCGCCGCTGATGGTGCCAGTACGTTGGTCACACGCGTCGGCGATGACGTTTTTCGCACGAGCATCGAGACGGCGAAAAACGCTTCATGCCTGATCGGGCGAATCAAAGCGGACAAAGCGGGATACGTCCGTGTCGACCTGCAAGCGGATCGTAAGCAGGATGAAGGCAGGATTGAAATCAGTGACTTGCTGGTCACCTCCGACACCGACGGCTTGTCATTGGACTTTGTGAAAACGAACGCAGGCAACATGTTCTATTGGGGACGCCGCGGTCCATCGGTGCATCTGCGCTATGAAGTCCCCCGCGACCGGCCGTTGCAATATGCCTACAGCGAACTGACGGTCCCGGTGGGGCAAGATCCGATCGGATCTTATTTCATGGCCAACGGGTTCGGCGAAGGCTACTTTGGGATCCAAGTCAATGGTCCCGAAGAGCGACGTGTGCTGTTTTCGGTGTGGAGTCCATTCAAAACAGACAACCCGCGTGAGATCCCCGCGGACCAACAAATCGTGATGCTCGCCAAGGGCCCCGACGTGCGAGTCGGCGAGTTCGGCAACGAGGGTTCTGGCGGACAGAGCTTTCTGGTTTATCCCTGGAAAGCCGGGACGACCTACCGTTTTCTGACCGAGGTGCGACCGGACGAAATGGGAAACACAATCTACACGTCCTGGTTCGGCGACAAGTCCCAACAGACGTGGCGTTTGATCGCGAGTTTTCGTCGCCCCAAAACAGACACGCACCTGACAGGTTTTCATTGCTTCCTGGAAAACTTTTCGCCCAGCCACGGCCACATCGGTCGGCGGGCGGCCTATGGGAACGTTTGGGTGCGAGACGTCAGCGGCCAGTGGCACCAGTGCACGCGGGCGCGGTTTTCAGTCGACGCGACCGGCGGCGGTCGTCATCGACTGGACTTCACCGGCGGCGCCGACGGCAACCAGTTCTTTCTGCGCAATTGCGGCTTCTTTGACGAAACCGGTCGCCCGGGCGAAACGTTTACGCGACAGTCGACGGACGATGACCGGCCGGAAATTGACTTTGATACGCTGCCGTGA